Proteins encoded within one genomic window of Amorphoplanes friuliensis DSM 7358:
- a CDS encoding daunorubicin resistance protein DrrA family ABC transporter ATP-binding protein, with protein sequence MSAPAIETTGLIKTFGDNRAVDGVDLTVPPGTVYGLLGPNGAGKTTVVRMLATLLRPDGGQARVFGHDVVREADAVRSRVSLTGQYASVDEDLTGTENLILLARLLGYAKPAARERAAQLLEAFGLTDAAARQVKKYSGGMRRRIDVAASILNTPDLLFLDEPTTGLDPRSRNQVWDIIRVVVANGTTVLLTTQYLDEADRLAGRIAVIDHGKVIAEGTPGSLKASIGAGTVHVRLRDAAQRSQAAGLLADALGTTVQEEADPVALTARASGSGSERGAAEQASRALGALADAGIIVDDFSLGQPSLDEVFLALTDRPEVAA encoded by the coding sequence ATGAGCGCACCGGCCATCGAGACGACAGGTCTCATCAAGACGTTCGGCGACAACCGCGCGGTCGACGGGGTCGATCTGACCGTCCCGCCCGGCACCGTCTACGGCTTGCTCGGACCCAACGGCGCCGGCAAGACCACCGTCGTGCGCATGCTGGCCACCCTGCTGAGACCCGACGGCGGCCAGGCCCGAGTCTTCGGCCACGACGTGGTGCGCGAGGCCGACGCCGTCCGCAGCCGCGTCAGCCTGACCGGGCAGTACGCGTCGGTCGACGAGGACCTGACCGGCACGGAAAACCTGATCCTGCTCGCCCGGCTCCTCGGATATGCCAAACCCGCGGCCCGTGAACGGGCCGCCCAGCTGCTCGAGGCCTTCGGGCTGACCGACGCGGCGGCCCGCCAGGTGAAGAAGTATTCCGGCGGCATGCGGCGGCGCATCGACGTCGCCGCGAGCATCCTCAACACCCCCGACCTGCTCTTCCTCGACGAGCCGACCACCGGCCTCGACCCGCGCAGCCGCAACCAGGTGTGGGACATCATCCGCGTCGTCGTGGCCAACGGCACGACCGTGCTGCTCACCACCCAATATCTCGACGAGGCCGACCGGCTCGCCGGCCGGATCGCGGTCATCGACCACGGCAAGGTCATCGCCGAGGGCACCCCCGGCTCGCTGAAAGCGTCCATCGGCGCCGGCACGGTCCACGTGCGACTGCGTGACGCCGCGCAGCGTTCGCAGGCCGCCGGTCTGCTCGCCGATGCGCTCGGCACCACCGTCCAGGAGGAGGCCGACCCGGTCGCCCTCACCGCGCGGGCCTCCGGCTCCGGTTCCGAACGCGGCGCCGCCGAGCAGGCCTCCCGGGCCCTCGGAGCGCTCGCCGACGCCGGGATCATCGTGGACGACTTCTCCCTCGGCCAGCCCAGCCTCGACGAGGTGTTCCTCGCCCTGACCGACCGCCCGGAGGTCGCCGCATGA
- a CDS encoding ABC transporter permease: MSVDTTVAYTPSTETLSAVLTRGERPKRPSAWSASITFGWRAILKIKHVPEQLFDVTAFPIIMTLMFTYLFGGALAGSTRDYLQFLLPGIMVTSVVMITMYTGVGLNTDIEKGVFDRFRTLPVWRPSALVGMIFGDVLRYILAATTIMVVGLILGFRPAGGLPGVLAGVALLVVFSFAFSWVWTMFGLFLRSEKSVMGVSMLVLFPLTFLSNVFVDPITMPGWLQAFVKVNPITHLVAAVRSMMSGTWNMSEVMWVLIASAAFTLIFGSLTMRLYNRK; encoded by the coding sequence ATGAGTGTCGACACCACAGTCGCCTACACGCCGTCCACCGAGACGCTGAGTGCGGTGCTCACCCGCGGCGAACGCCCGAAACGCCCCAGCGCCTGGTCCGCCTCGATCACCTTCGGCTGGCGCGCCATCCTGAAGATCAAGCACGTCCCCGAGCAACTCTTCGACGTGACCGCGTTCCCGATCATCATGACGCTGATGTTCACGTACCTCTTCGGCGGCGCCCTGGCCGGCTCCACCCGCGACTACCTGCAGTTCCTGCTCCCCGGCATCATGGTCACCAGCGTCGTCATGATCACCATGTACACCGGCGTCGGCCTCAACACCGACATCGAAAAAGGCGTCTTCGACCGCTTCCGCACCCTGCCGGTCTGGCGCCCCTCCGCCCTCGTCGGCATGATCTTCGGCGACGTCCTCCGCTACATCCTCGCCGCAACCACCATCATGGTCGTCGGCCTCATCCTCGGCTTCCGCCCCGCAGGCGGCCTCCCCGGCGTCCTCGCCGGCGTGGCCCTCCTCGTCGTCTTCTCCTTCGCCTTCTCCTGGGTGTGGACGATGTTCGGCCTCTTCCTCCGCTCGGAAAAGTCCGTCATGGGCGTCAGCATGCTCGTCCTCTTCCCCCTGACCTTCCTCAGCAACGTCTTCGTCGACCCGATCACCATGCCCGGCTGGCTCCAAGCCTTCGTGAAGGTCAACCCCATCACCCACCTGGTCGCGGCGGTCCGCTCCATGATGTCCGGCACCTGGAACATGTCCGAAGTCATGTGGGTCCTCATCGCGAGCGCCGCCTTCACCCTGATCTTCGGCTCGCTGACCATGCGCCTCTACAACCGCAAATGA
- a CDS encoding MarR family winged helix-turn-helix transcriptional regulator: protein MSTSDFRTQREAEIVEATRRMIAAAVLFSHKVAEQLKLGPSDAQFMTLLDVHGPLTPGRLSDLTGLKTGTVTGVLDRLESAGYVRRDRDPHDRRKVIVSLDPAQIAARVDPHYAGQAEHMTGLLQRYSDDQLALIADFMSTMSAEQAP, encoded by the coding sequence GTGTCCACGAGTGATTTCCGCACGCAGCGGGAAGCGGAGATCGTCGAAGCAACCCGCCGCATGATCGCGGCGGCGGTCCTCTTCAGCCACAAAGTCGCCGAGCAGCTGAAACTCGGGCCGAGTGACGCCCAGTTCATGACCCTGCTGGACGTGCACGGCCCCCTGACCCCCGGCCGCCTGTCCGACCTGACCGGCCTGAAGACCGGAACCGTCACCGGCGTCCTCGACCGCCTCGAATCCGCCGGCTACGTCCGCCGCGACCGCGACCCCCACGACCGCCGCAAAGTCATCGTCTCCCTGGACCCCGCCCAGATCGCGGCCCGGGTGGACCCGCACTACGCAGGCCAGGCGGAACACATGACGGGGCTGCTGCAGCGGTACAGCGACGACCAGCTCGCCCTGATCGCCGACTTCATGTCCACGATGTCCGCCGAGCAAGCCCCCTGA
- a CDS encoding FAD-dependent monooxygenase, whose translation MARVRTAVVIGGGIAGPVVAVALRRAGIAATVYEAYAKNADGIGGELMLAPNGMAALAAIGIAEEVGAAGVPTPRMVMETGAGKRLGQFEDLPGLPTSRTFKRARLYRALVDAAVDAGVPIEYGRRLVGFEDGVDSVVAVFEDGTRVEADVLIGADGIWSTVRGLLDPGAPQPRFSGLVGLGGWARDAGLPSTAGAMHLAYGRKAFFGYRVGDDAEAGWFANVHSAEMLTAAQARAIPESEWLARLRELFADDELPALRLLDQVDPGELVNVGGLQDMPPVRTWSRGRVVLVGDAAHATTPSSGQGASLSIESAVELARCLRDLPVAEAFRAYEGLRRARVEKVIARTARINNDKAPGPVGRVVRDLVFPLVMRTFYQPERMMGWLHRYTIDWDAVVPAPQS comes from the coding sequence ATGGCACGTGTGCGGACGGCTGTGGTCATCGGTGGCGGAATTGCCGGGCCGGTGGTGGCGGTGGCTCTCCGGAGGGCCGGGATAGCGGCGACCGTTTACGAGGCGTACGCCAAGAACGCCGACGGCATCGGTGGTGAGCTCATGCTCGCGCCCAACGGCATGGCCGCGCTGGCCGCCATCGGTATCGCCGAGGAGGTCGGTGCCGCCGGGGTGCCTACGCCGCGGATGGTGATGGAGACCGGGGCCGGTAAGCGGCTCGGGCAGTTCGAGGACCTGCCGGGCTTACCGACCAGCCGGACCTTCAAGCGGGCGCGGCTCTATCGCGCCCTGGTCGACGCGGCGGTCGACGCTGGGGTGCCGATCGAGTACGGCCGGCGGCTGGTCGGGTTCGAGGACGGCGTCGACTCGGTGGTGGCGGTGTTCGAGGACGGGACCCGGGTCGAGGCCGATGTGCTGATCGGTGCTGACGGCATCTGGTCGACCGTGCGGGGGCTGCTTGATCCCGGTGCGCCGCAGCCGCGGTTTTCCGGCCTGGTCGGGTTGGGCGGCTGGGCGCGGGACGCCGGGTTGCCGTCGACGGCGGGTGCGATGCATCTGGCGTACGGGAGGAAGGCGTTTTTTGGCTATCGGGTGGGGGATGACGCTGAGGCGGGGTGGTTCGCCAACGTGCACTCCGCGGAGATGCTGACCGCGGCCCAGGCGCGCGCGATTCCCGAGAGTGAGTGGTTGGCGCGGCTGCGGGAGTTGTTCGCCGATGATGAGTTGCCGGCGTTGCGGCTGCTCGATCAGGTCGATCCCGGCGAGTTGGTCAATGTGGGCGGCCTGCAGGACATGCCTCCGGTGCGGACCTGGTCCCGCGGACGGGTGGTGCTCGTCGGTGATGCCGCGCATGCCACGACGCCGAGTTCGGGGCAGGGTGCGTCGCTTTCGATCGAGAGTGCTGTCGAGCTGGCGCGGTGTCTGCGCGATCTGCCCGTTGCGGAGGCTTTCCGTGCTTACGAGGGGTTGCGCCGGGCGCGGGTGGAGAAGGTCATCGCCAGGACGGCGCGGATCAACAACGACAAGGCGCCCGGTCCGGTCGGGCGGGTGGTGCGGGATCTGGTCTTCCCGCTGGTGATGCGGACGTTCTACCAGCCGGAACGGATGATGGGCTGGCTGCACCGGTACACGATCGATTGGGACGCGGTGGTGCCGGCGCCGCAGTCGTGA